The following coding sequences are from one Eucalyptus grandis isolate ANBG69807.140 chromosome 11, ASM1654582v1, whole genome shotgun sequence window:
- the LOC104426727 gene encoding glutaredoxin-C11 has translation MDRVRELASKKAAVIFTKSSCCMCHSIKSLFYELGASPAIHELDHEASGREMEWALRNLGCTPSVPAVFIGGRFIGSAKDVISYHVDGSLKQMLIDAKAIWF, from the coding sequence ATGGATCGGGTGAGGGAGTTGGCATCGAAGAAGGCGGCAGTGATTTTCACTAAGAGCTCGTGCTGCATGTGCCACAGCATCAAGAGCCTCTTCTATGAGCTCGGCGCAAGCCCCGCGATCCACGAGCTTGATCATGAAGCAAGTGGGAGGGAAATGGAGTGGGCGCTACGAAATCTCGGGTGTACTCCATCGGTCCCCGCCGTCTTCATAGGCGGCCGGTTTATTGGCTCAGCTAAAGACGTCATATCTTACCATGTTGACGGGTCTTTGAAGCAAATGCTGATAGATGCAAAGGCCATATGGTTCTAG